The following is a genomic window from Prunus persica cultivar Lovell chromosome G7, Prunus_persica_NCBIv2, whole genome shotgun sequence.
TGCATTTGGTCGTACTTCTCCAGCTAGCTCGCCCACAAGAATTGATGTCTATGGGAGGAGATCTAGCAAGCAGAAAAAGGTAGTGGCAGGGAAATGGTGCGGTAAAGTCTGGATGTCGAATCAAGTTCATCCCTATCTAGCAAAAAAGAAccctgaagaagaagaacacaGGAGCTTCCATGCTTGGGCAATGCCAGATGAGAAGCTTGAGAGACAACCAGAAagcatagaaattttcagagtatagccgtacgggCATATTccataaatagaaattttaaacgtacagccgcgcggctatactctataaatagaaattttaacggtatagccgatcggctatacgctataaatagaaattttttaaaagtatagccgaaACAGTATAGCTGAACGgctataaattttaaaagtatagccgatcggctatacgctttaaatagaaattttaaGGTATAGCCAGGCGGCGCTACTccataaatagaatattttaacagtatagccgaacggctatactctataaatagatattTTAGTACAAATTTTAAACGTATAACCGCACGGCGATACTCTATAAAAAGAACttttaaaggtatagccgcccggcgatactctataaatagaaattttaatagtatagccgcgcggcgttACTCTTATCTCTGTAATGTTGTCATTTCTGTGTGCTGCTCTCATGGTTCTCTATGTTCCTTTGCCTCCAGAGGACCAATTCTCTGAGTTTGAATTAATCCCTGAGGAGGATGATTATCAGAACCCCCCAATTGGAATTGATCGGCAGCAACATGCTGAATGGTTTGAGGAGCAGCTGGAAGCTGATCTCAAATGGTCTTTTGCTTTGAATGGGTACGCCTTCAAGTATTCAAATTGGAATTTCTGCTGCAAGgtgaatcaaattcaaatcaattccGAGAGAAATCACAACATGCAAATTAAATCATCAGTTCATTTTGTACAATATCATGTGTGACATTGACCGGGAGTGATGTTTCTCAAAACATATATGAGATTTACCGTTTAAGTGAAAGTTAAATGTATCTTGCTTTCATCCAAATCTGTAAGGTGTTGCTTAACATGAATATTGCAGATGATCTTCCATCTTGCTTTCATCCAAATAGAAATTTTAAACGTAtcgccgagcggctatactccataaatagaaaatttaaaagtatagcaGCCAGACTATACgatttaaatagaaattttaaaggtatagccgATTGGCCATATACTccataaatagaatattttaacagtatagccgatTGGCTACACTCTATAAATTAGTAGAAACTAGCAAAGGTGCCCGTGCGATGCTGCGgggttttaaaattgtttgaaaTGTGTACAAAGTtatgaaaatatataacaagtttaagttagaaaataaaaaataacatgttTTATATATTGCTTGTTATCTTAAAATGTTgatcatattttattaaaccAAGTAGCAATCAAAATATCAACAGTTGAGCTGCTCTTTGTTCAAAAGAGTTTGGACACGTCTTTACATATATGCTATTGGTGGGGGAAGGGGCTCTACTGTAGAAGTGGTTTCTGTTGAATGAAGGCAATAACAATTATCATAGAATTAAGTTAAAAAATCAACATGACAAACAACAATTTAAATACATCAAGCATTCTATTAATCTAATGGATAAAGGTATAAGCtcaatttatttaatcaaTTGATAACAAATTTAGAACTGTGACAATTTATTAAATAGgcaaaaaaatcaattgcaTAAACCACAATTTAAATACGCCAAGCATTATATAAATCTGGTGGACAAAAGTATAATTTCAATCATTGCACAAATTATTAAATACCTATAACATAATGAAACCAAAAGATCCAAAATTTAATAGAATCAAACCAAATACAGATAACATAATCAAACCTCAAACCTTGCGCAAGTTTGTTGTACAGAAGCTCATCTCCCCACCTCTAAcggaagaaagaaaaccacagttttaatttattttctctctgcaCTATCTAAAACCAAAGCTTTACTGCTTCTCTCTTAATTTGTTCCCCCTTTTTTGGGGTTATTTTCTTACAAATTGGAAATTACACCGACTCTCTGACCGGAAAAGTTTAGAAACCTAAGAAGTAACAAgacaaagaacaaaacaaaccaaatgcaaacaagaacaagaTGAAACTAAAATCTTGCCATCTCCATCGGCCCCTCAGATTGACTCTCTCAGAATCCGATTGCAGCTTCGAAAGTTGATGGGGCTGATTCCCAAGACTAACCACATTAGCACTAGAATCttcaaaattgtaaaatatgaGTTTTTCATCGCGCCCTTTTGTAAGTGCAATATCACTGTTGTAAAGTGCTGCAAGAGGAGGAATATAGCCCTCTACTTGTTTAAACACTTTAGTGCTCCATGTCCATGTCTTCCTCTTGCTCCATAACTTTTTCTCATGATTTTCCATAACCCACAAGTCCATGACCTCCCCTTCACAGATGATCAATGCAAGCCTACCTTGGTACTCCACGAGTTTTTTGTAATCGAAACGGTCACTCTCCTCCATCGGAGTTGGTAAATCGAAAATCTCCCAACTCTCTTTATCATCTTCGTAATAAAAAGCAAACACTTGGTTGCTCCTCGCAAGCCGAACAAGCCAGTAGAACGCGCCGCATGATGTTACATAAGGCTGGTCGATGCCCAATAAAACACAATAGGGTAAACTAACATTCTTCAACCTCTTCCATGCCCAAGTGTTTGAATCAAACACCTCACATGTCATGTTATAGTACTGTCTTGACTTGAACTTGGAGAAAGGATACTTGTGGCTCGAGAACCGAATAATCTTGTACCTTAAAGGCTTCGAACTCAACACAGCCATGGCAGTCATTGAAGTCAAGAACCTAGTCTTTGGATTTGGTAACTTTTCCCACTGTAGAGTGGTAGGTTTGCACACAAAATAATCACGAACCACGCTGACATTTTGGTTCACACAAAACACTAGGCCTTGACTCACAGCTTCAATTTTGACAGGGGCAGGCAAGAAGTCGAGAATTGCGTGTGACAAATTCTTGTTGGCCCTTGTTATCTACAGACACAAACGTTTGTATGTGCTTCCCGTCGATCTGGCTCTGGCTCTGAATTAAAAACCCCGATACTGTGTCGCTTCTCTTGCAAAAAGATTTCCAGAACCTTGAGTCATATGTGATGTGGTTCCAGTCCTTTGAAACCAGCCTGCACCGGCCTAGGCTTTCGAGTGATGTTCGTGTTAGAATGTgatcaaaaaatatttctgaAGGAAGAGATGGTAGTGGTGAGGCCATTGGATCGACTGACTTGGATTCGAATTCTctactgatttttttttggtgttgatCATGTTCGTATCATGCTCTTATAAGGATTTCTTTTACTACCaaattttattgatttaagtgtttgatttgatgttGGAAACTTGGTTTTAGGAAATTAATGCGAGTAAGATAAGATATGTTTCCCATTTTGAAttaggagaagaaaaataaattaagcaaGAATACGGTACCCTAGCTGGGTGTGTTTGGTTGCGGAAATTAGGCAACACCACATGAGGAATACGGTAAGCTGCGAGAGGAGGAAAACCGAGAAAGTATGGAAAAAttggagagaaattttttattttttatttaatttataaattacaTTAGAAATACACGTGTCCAATATAATTACATTATCCTATTTGAGTATATAATGGCTATTTGACTCATAACTAGCATTAGAAAGCCATCGTTTACCAATTGAAAGTACAATTAATACAAGATTTAGTTAATAAAACAATCGCCAGGATGAATAATTATATCTTATTTTCTAATTACTAGTTGTTAATTCTTATCTACAAATTCA
Proteins encoded in this region:
- the LOC109950414 gene encoding uncharacterized protein LOC109950414, giving the protein MAVLSSKPLRYKIIRFSSHKYPFSKFKSRQYYNMTCEVFDSNTWAWKRLKNVSLPYCVLLGIDQPYVTSCGAFYWLVRLARSNQVFAFYYEDDKESWEIFDLPTPMEESDRFDYKKLVEYQGRLALIICEGEVMDLWVMENHEKKLWSKRKTWTWSTKVFKQVEGYIPPLAALYNSDIALTKGRDEKLIFYNFEDSSANVVFNNLCND